The genome window GCACCACTGTGATGTACTCCAGTCCCTCCAAGTAATACTCATCCAACTCTGCCGGCTACGGATACAGCTTACTTCCCTTGGACGAACCAGTTTTTCTTCGTACGAATATCGTGGATGAAGGCGTTTTGCCCTGTCCGTTCCGTCGTAAACGAAACGAATGAACGGACCGGTTGAACCGCGATATTATCCAAAATCAATGGTCTCCCGCCGTGATAAATCATGGTAATCCGGTTGATACCCTTTTTTAATACCGCTTGGCCGATCGGATCCCGCCACAAATAATCCCGGTCCGGCGATCCACCTGCATCGTAAAGGGCGATTGGTTTTCCGTTAACCAACACTTCCAATATGCTCTTCCCTTTGACCGTTGCTTGTTTCTCCATAGCCGCCTCGATTTGCACTGGTTCTGTACAGTCATTATCCCATACAAATGTCAAACCGTCCCCGTTTGACATTTTTACTGTTTGACTGCTGTACACCGCCTCTCCGTTCCAAGACGAATCGGGTGTGATGATCACGGGAGATCCGTGGGTCGCTTGCGCTTTTTCCGCTTCCATCAGACGAAGACCATGCATCTCGACCGTGCGGGCGTTCACATATGGTGTGGCCCAGTGGTTGGAGAGAACCGACTGCATTGCCATCAATGTTTCGATCGTCGATTCGGCTCCGGCATTCCGGTTGATCTTGCCCGGAGCGATAATGCCGTCGTAGCCGCGGCCCGTTCCTGGATCATACATCGCGGTATGAGCTGCGTTGTTCCCGGTAAACCATGAGGCCGCCAACCCTGCCATCCGTGCATAATTGGGGTTGCCCGTCGCTTGGTAAACACTGATCAGCCCCTGCACCATCCGGTTGACACCGTATGCGATCTGTTCAAATTGGGTCGGGGTCGGTGCCATCTCCTTGATCATGCCCGAGGTCAACAAATAGGCATACAATCCATCAGCAGCTTTACGGGCGGAATCAATCCAATCCCTTCGCTTCAGTACTATTCCCGCCTTAGCCAATGCCATCGGCTGGGAACTGCCCCATGCGTGCCAGAGTTGGATCGACCCTCCCCAATCAAGATGGGCATGGTATGGATATAGTCCAAAATCCCCCAATTGATATTGTTGCAATCCGTTCCCGATCATCTCCATCGATTTCTTTACTTCAGGCAACGGTTCAGCTCGATAAAATTCCGTCAATCCGAGCAAAGCGTTGGACATCGCGTCAAAGCCGTCCATCCAGGCAGGTACCTTTACTCCGTGCACCGTCCGATACTGGCCGTATTGAGGTGCAATCGTGCGTTGCAACGCTTCGTTTGCCAACAGAAAATGCTTTTTCAATTCTGTGGCGTAAGCCGGATCCTCTTTCAAGAACACACGGTAGCCATACCCCATAGCCCACATGGCTCTGGCGGCCCACCACCCCATCGACTTGTGACTGGTGGGCCCATCGCGGTTGATACTGTAGTCAGCGAATACAAAGTTGTAAAATTCTCCGTCGTCTGCTTGCATGTAACGAATGAAATTGAGAGCTCTCCGGGCGCGTTCCAAGCTGTCCCGGTTCCCATTCGACTCAAAATCCCGAAGGTATACGACAGCCGCCCGTGCCGTATCGTCCACGCAACCGATCCCTTCTCCATTGGCTGGCACCCAACCGTAATCCGGATACTCGGAATAAATGCGGGTGACAGACATCGGCATACCATTTATCATCACTTCGTCTTGAAGATGATTCAAGTGCGCAAGATTGACTCGTGTCGGTTGAGATGGTGAAACCACCGAATGCGCGGAAACCAAGGGAGTCTGGCTAGCTGTCAACAAGAAGACTATTACCCAAATCCACCACTGATTTCTTTTCATACGCTTTCCCTCTGCCTCCTGTATCATCCGGCTTCTCCCCACTCCACCGACTTTCTCTCTCTACGGGCGGTATACAGCCACGCCGATCTTGGAATCGGCCATACCGAAGTACAAATACCATTTCCCCTGAAATTCCACCAAGCCTTCAGCAAAAACCACATGATCTACCTGACCTTCGCATTCATCGGCCGATTGCGGTTCGAGGAAAGCCCGCTCCGTCCGTTGGATTAGTTGCTCTGGATCATCCAGTGAAAACAGCGCTTGTCCAACGGCGTAGCGCACCTTTTCGCCGCGTTCCTCTTTCAGGGGATGTGCTGCGTTGTAAATCAGCAAAATCCCTTCCTCGGTCAACAGCGGTTGTGGTCCTGGTTCCACCAAGACGCTGTCAAAAGCACCGGGGTCCTGCCGGGTTTGCAGTACAGGTTTTTCCACAGGATCCCAATGTATAAGGTCCTCAGAATAAGCCACCCAAATGGCGGAATCACCGAAATACATCACATACTTGCCATTGATTTTTTCGGGCAGGATTGCTCCCGATTTAGACCAAATCCTCGGCTGATCTCCTTTCCAGTCCGGGAACAGCACACCACGTTTTTCCCAATGGACCAGATCTTTGGATGTCGCCAGGCACATCCGAGCACATTCGCCGTCATACGCCGTGTAGGTCATATAATAAGTGTTATCGATCAGCGTCACCCGCGGGTCTTCGCATCCCCCGGGTTGTTCGTACGGTTCGGTGGGAACCAGCACCGGTTCGGGACGGCGCTCGAAATGAATGCCGTCTTCGCTCACCGCCAGGCCGATACGGGAAGTGCCGTTCCATTCGCCTTCGCCCGTATGGTCTTCGGCACGATAAAGCATGTACACTTTATCGTCTTTCACCACCACCGCCGGATTGAACACATCTTTGGCTTCCCAACTATCCCCCTGCGGTGACAATATGG of Polycladomyces subterraneus contains these proteins:
- a CDS encoding glycoside hydrolase family 130 protein — encoded protein: MQKSQRIAGTIRFPMGPFEKYEGNPILSPQGDSWEAKDVFNPAVVVKDDKVYMLYRAEDHTGEGEWNGTSRIGLAVSEDGIHFERRPEPVLVPTEPYEQPGGCEDPRVTLIDNTYYMTYTAYDGECARMCLATSKDLVHWEKRGVLFPDWKGDQPRIWSKSGAILPEKINGKYVMYFGDSAIWVAYSEDLIHWDPVEKPVLQTRQDPGAFDSVLVEPGPQPLLTEEGILLIYNAAHPLKEERGEKVRYAVGQALFSLDDPEQLIQRTERAFLEPQSADECEGQVDHVVFAEGLVEFQGKWYLYFGMADSKIGVAVYRP